The Pongo abelii isolate AG06213 chromosome 20, NHGRI_mPonAbe1-v2.0_pri, whole genome shotgun sequence genome window below encodes:
- the LOC100456155 gene encoding sialic acid-binding Ig-like lectin 6 isoform X1, giving the protein MLPLLLPLLWAGALAQERRFQLEGPESLTVQEGLCVLVPCRLPTPSSALYDYGYWFLEGADVPVATNNPNEEVQEETRGRFHLLWDYRRKNCSLSIRDARRRDNAAYFFRLKSKWMKYVYTSSKLSVRVMALTHRPNISIPGTLESGCSRTLTCSVPWACEQGTPPIFSWMSAAPTSLGPRTTQSSVLTITPRPQDHSTNLTCQVTFPGAGVTVERTIQLNVSWMLRRPPLSTPDAPQKVAVSIFQGNSAAFKILQNTSSLPVLEGQALQLLCDADGNPPAHLSWFQGFPALNATPISNTGVLELPQVGSAEEGDFTCRAQHPLGSLQISLSLFVHWKPEGRTGGVLGAVWGASITALVFLCVCFIFRVISTSSRQA; this is encoded by the exons ATGCTACCGCTGCTGCTGCCCCTGCTGTGGGCAG GGGCCCTGGCTCAGGAGCGGAGATTCCAGCTGGAGGGGCCAGAGTCACTGACGGTGCAGGAGGGTCTGTGCGTCCTCGTACCCTGCAGATTGCCCACTCCCTCTTCAGCCTTGTACGATTATGGCTACTGGTTCCTGGAAGGGGCTGATGTTCCAGTGGCCACAAATAACCCAAATGAAGAAGTGCAGGAGGAGACCCGGGGCCGATTCCACCTCCTCTGGGATTACAGAAGGAAGAACTGCTCCCTGAGCATCAGAGATGCCCGGAGGAGGGACAATGCTGCATACTTCTTTCGGTTGAAGTCGAAATGGATGAAATACGTTTATACATCTTCCAAGCTCTCTGTGCGTGTGATGG CCCTGACCCACAGGCCCAACATCTCCATCCCAGGGACCCTGGAGTCTGGCTGTTCCAGGACCCTGACCTGCTCTGTGCCCTGGGCCTGTGAGCAGGGGACGCCCCCCATCTTCTCCTGGATGTCAGCTGCCCCCACCTCTCTGGGCCCCAGGACCACCCAGTCCTCAGTGCTCACGATCACCCCACGGCCCCAGGACCACAGCACCAACCTCACCTGTCAGGTGACGTTCCCTGGAGCCGGTGTGACCGTGGAGAGAACCATCCAGCTCAATGTCTCCT GGATGTTGAGGCGGCCACCTCTTTCCACCCCAGATGCTCCACAGAAAGTGGCCGTCAGCATCTTCCAAGGAAACAGCGCAG CCTTCAAAATCCTGCAAAACACCTCGTCCCTCCCCGTCCTGGAGGGCCAGGCTCTGCAGCTGCTCTGCGATGCTGACGGCAACCCCCCTGCACACCTGAGCTGGTTCCAGGGCTTCCCCGCCCTGAACGCCACCCCCATCTCCAATACCGGGGTCCTGGAGCTGCCTCAAGTAGGGTCTGCAGAAGAAGGAGATTTCACCTGCCGTGCTCAGCATCCTCTGGGCTCCCTGCAAATCTCTCTGAGTCTCTTTGTGCATT GGAAACCAGAAGGCAGGACTGGTGGTGTCCTGGGAGCAGTCTGGGGAGCTAGCATCACAGCCCTGGTTTTCCTCTGTGTTTGCTTCATCTTCAG